A section of the Labrus mixtus chromosome 15, fLabMix1.1, whole genome shotgun sequence genome encodes:
- the LOC132989184 gene encoding protein-serine O-palmitoleoyltransferase porcupine-like, whose product MDMSSRLALWQQLAESCGLSTVQQGLQQVWGLLLLCLVCRVCFRFVSGSTVKHLVSALFGVYALFLFFELHMLWVLLLAALCYLVLLLSRHSSSKGVFLSVVILVFLLIGELHLIDVVTWHKIRGSQMVVAMKAISLAFDLDRGTVNSLPSPAEFLGYVLFVGSVVFGPWISFSSYKNAADGRKLSWSWMQSCSFSFLKSQICLLVSTCISPYLFTLFIPIEGNTFTQKWLQAYENAVSFHFSNYFVGHLSEGTSMLAGAGFTEEKDNIKWDMSVVKPLSVEMPRSMVLVVTSWNIPMSRWLKTYVFKNAMKLGTFPAILVTYTASALLHGLSFHLGAVLLSLGFITYVEHVLRQKLASIFSACVLSRPCASDCSHQHKKGSWVMLLNLVFSLLVVFHLTYLGSMFDPGVDEQEVEEGYAAVHTIQRWSELNWASHWVVFACWVFYRLIQ is encoded by the exons ATGGACATGTCCAGCAGGCTGGCTCTGTGGCAGCAGCTAGCAGAGAGCTGTGGTCTCAGTACAGTCCAGCAGGGTCTGCAGCAGGTctgggggctgctgctgctctgcctcgTCTGCAGGGTCTGCTTCAGATTCG TCAGTGGTTCCACAGTGAAGCACCTGGTGTCAGCGTTGTTTGGGGTGTACGCCCTCTTCCTGTTCTTCGAGCTGCACATGCTGTGGGTGCTGCTGCTCGCTGCGCTCTGTTACCTTGTTCTGCTGCTCAGCCGACACTCCAGCAGCAAAGGTGTCTTCCTCTCCGTTGTTATCCTCGTGTTCCTCCTTATCGG agaGTTGCATTTAATTGATGTGGTGACCTGGCATAAAATCAGAG GCTCTCAGATGGTGGTGGCTATGAAGGCCATCTCTCTGGCCTTCGACCTGGACAGAGGGACGGTGAACTCGTTGCCCTCCCCCGCTGAGTTTCTGGGCTACGTTCTCTTCGTGGGCTCTGTCGTGTTCGGCCCGTGGATCAGCTTCTCCAGCTATAAGAACGCCGCCGACGGCAGAAAACTG agCTGGTCCTGGATGCAGAGTTGCTCTTTCAGCTTCCTGAAGAGTCAGATCTGTCTGCTGGTCTCCACCTGCATCTCCCCCTATCTCTTCACTCTGTTCATCCCCATCGAaggaaacacattcacacagaa GTGGCTGCAGGCTTACGAGAATGCGGTGTCCTTCCACTTCAGTAACTACTTTGTGGGTCACCTGAGCGAAGGCACGAGCATGCTGGCTGGAGCCGGCTTCACCGAAGAGAAAGACAACATCAAATG gGATATGAGCGTTGTGAAGCCTCTCAGTGTAGAGATGCCTCGCTCCATGGTGCTGGTGGTGACGTCCTGGAACATCCCCATGTCCCGCTGGCTGAAAACCT ACGTGTTTAAAAACGCCATGAAACTGGGAACTTTTCCTGCCATCCTGGTGACGTACACGGCCAGCGCCTTACTGCAC ggTCTGAGTTTCCACCTCGGAGCTGTTCTGCTCTCGTTGGGCTTCATCACATATGTTGAACACg TTCTGAGACAGAAGCTTGCATCCATCTTCAGCGCCTGTGTCCTGTCCCGACCCTGTGCCTCGGACTGCAGCCATCAGCACAAGAAG gGTTCCTGGGTGATGCTACTGAACCTGGTCTTCAGCCTCCTGGTCGTCTTCCACCTCACCTACCTGGGCTCCATGTTTGACCCTGGAGTTGATGAGCAAGAAGTAGAAGAG GGTTATGCAGCCGTCCACACCATCCAGAGGTGGTCTGAGCTGAACTGGGCCAGTCACTGGGTCGTGTTTGCCTGCTGGGTCTTCTACCGTTTGATCCAGTGA